The proteins below come from a single Ruegeria sp. THAF33 genomic window:
- the terL gene encoding phage terminase large subunit codes for MTTIDPQMIAQASQQVCRDHFFAFVWKVFDTLHKGADTAFEPAWHIRAMCFELDNVRTGKNQRLVINIPPRCLKSVTVAVAYVAFLLGHNPHAKIIVASYGLDLARKHSEDCRKVMASPWYRAMFPETRLARKGNTSEEIRTTKGGGRKAVSIGSAVTGHGADYIIIDDLLKAGDATSEAELLKAQEFIEQTLLSRFDRPADGRVVMVAQRLHEMDPPGYLLDKGTYRHLNLPAIAEEHEVVPVGGGRHYRRKPGDLLSPTRLDQATLDRMRREMGSATFNCQYQQNPIAPDGSPLRWEWFGTYETVEDRRWYQLVVQSWDTAGSADPTAAFSVCTTWGFREHSWYLLDVWRGQLDYPALKAKVLALVDRWDPDRVLIEDAATGKPLLDELFSQDRTRYRSIKPIHDKEIRFQSSLAPVENGRVFLPKEAPWLPAFKRELQSFPRGGKNDQVDSFSQFLNWSKTGGVYSALGRDHPLTVEKRERSRERQRRRR; via the coding sequence ATGACGACCATTGATCCGCAAATGATCGCGCAGGCCTCACAGCAGGTTTGTCGCGATCACTTCTTTGCCTTTGTGTGGAAGGTCTTTGATACGTTGCACAAGGGCGCCGACACGGCGTTTGAGCCGGCCTGGCATATCCGGGCGATGTGTTTTGAGCTCGACAACGTCCGCACTGGCAAAAACCAGCGGTTGGTGATCAACATACCACCGCGGTGCCTGAAGTCGGTGACGGTCGCGGTGGCTTATGTCGCTTTCCTGCTTGGACATAATCCCCACGCCAAGATCATCGTGGCGAGCTACGGTCTCGATCTGGCGCGAAAACACTCTGAGGATTGCCGCAAGGTCATGGCATCCCCCTGGTATCGCGCCATGTTCCCTGAAACGCGTTTGGCGAGGAAGGGGAATACCTCGGAAGAAATCCGGACCACGAAGGGCGGCGGCCGCAAGGCTGTGTCCATCGGCAGTGCGGTGACCGGACATGGGGCCGACTACATCATCATCGATGATCTGCTGAAGGCCGGCGATGCCACTTCCGAAGCAGAGCTGCTCAAGGCCCAGGAGTTTATCGAACAGACGTTGCTTTCCCGTTTCGACCGCCCCGCAGACGGTCGCGTCGTGATGGTTGCGCAGCGCCTGCACGAGATGGACCCGCCTGGATATCTCCTCGACAAGGGTACGTATCGACATCTGAACCTTCCGGCGATCGCCGAAGAGCATGAAGTGGTGCCGGTCGGGGGTGGGCGGCATTATCGGCGCAAGCCCGGCGACCTCTTGTCCCCAACGCGCCTCGATCAGGCCACGCTGGACCGCATGCGCCGCGAGATGGGTTCCGCCACCTTCAACTGTCAGTATCAGCAGAATCCGATTGCGCCGGATGGCTCGCCGCTGCGCTGGGAATGGTTCGGAACCTATGAGACTGTCGAGGACCGGCGCTGGTATCAGTTGGTGGTCCAAAGTTGGGATACTGCTGGGTCGGCGGATCCCACCGCGGCATTCTCGGTTTGCACAACATGGGGTTTTCGAGAACATAGCTGGTACCTGCTCGACGTCTGGCGTGGGCAGTTGGATTATCCCGCACTCAAGGCCAAGGTCCTTGCGCTTGTTGATCGTTGGGACCCGGACCGGGTCTTAATCGAAGATGCGGCGACCGGAAAACCTCTTCTGGACGAGCTATTTAGCCAGGATCGCACAAGGTACCGGAGTATCAAGCCAATTCACGACAAGGAAATCCGGTTCCAGTCCTCGCTTGCCCCGGTTGAAAATGGCAGGGTGTTCTTGCCGAAAGAGGCCCCCTGGTTGCCTGCCTTCAAGAGAGAACTGCAGTCGTTTCCGCGCGGTGGGAAGAACGATCAGGTGGACAGCTTCAGCCAGTTCCTGAATTGGTCAAAGACCGGTGGCGTCTACAGTGCACTTGGCCGCGATCACCCGCTCACCGTCGAGAAACGTGAGCGGAGCCGAGAACGGCAAAGACGGAGACGCTGA
- a CDS encoding DNA cytosine methyltransferase, giving the protein MPSTFGIVDLFAGPGGLGEGFASLVEDGHAPFRIGISVEKEASAHRTLRLRAFLREYKARQGALPDQFIDFHAGLVPEPDWSAVDAEAWQLAIDEARALELGTEAAATAIDGAIAKLRKNYDDTILIGGPPCQAYSMVGRARAKGKIGYVPEDDERHYLFREYIRVLERLRPAAFVMENVKGMLSSTVASRLVFEMLMEDLSSLGTGQDHHYDLLSVRVEDGKASLQEAVRPSDFIVRAEEFGVPQRRHRVIIVGIRSDIAGKATRAEIAVSGLTRTVSDVIGTMPDVRSGISRGRDDSLAWREEVVEAAKLMADIHKGKENAPLRRAFSSVAKQMKSRAPNRRTASCLPDRYGNSNDELQSWLERPELSAITQHETRGHMAADLGRYLFAAVFGSVHGYSPKAADFPLALSPDHRNWHSGVFNDRFRVQLADAAATTVTSHISKDGHYFIHPDPFQCRSLTVREAARLQTFPDDYLFMGNRTQQYVQVGNAVPPFLAVQIARLLNAILN; this is encoded by the coding sequence TTGCCTTCGACTTTCGGCATCGTTGATCTGTTCGCCGGCCCCGGCGGACTTGGTGAGGGGTTTGCATCCCTTGTCGAGGACGGACATGCGCCGTTCCGGATCGGCATCTCGGTCGAGAAGGAGGCATCGGCCCATCGCACGCTGAGGCTGCGCGCGTTCCTGCGTGAATACAAGGCACGTCAAGGCGCCTTGCCCGATCAGTTCATCGATTTCCATGCAGGGCTTGTCCCCGAGCCGGATTGGTCAGCAGTCGACGCCGAAGCGTGGCAGCTTGCCATTGATGAGGCTCGTGCACTCGAGCTCGGCACTGAAGCAGCTGCGACGGCGATTGACGGTGCCATCGCGAAGCTGCGCAAAAACTATGACGATACAATTCTCATCGGCGGGCCGCCCTGTCAGGCTTATTCCATGGTTGGGCGCGCCCGGGCCAAGGGCAAGATCGGCTATGTACCTGAAGATGATGAGCGGCATTACCTATTCCGAGAGTACATCCGCGTGCTCGAAAGGCTTCGTCCCGCCGCTTTCGTCATGGAAAACGTCAAAGGCATGCTTTCCTCGACTGTTGCAAGTCGGCTTGTCTTCGAGATGCTGATGGAGGACCTGTCCTCACTTGGTACGGGCCAAGATCATCACTACGACTTGCTGTCAGTGCGAGTGGAAGACGGAAAAGCTAGCCTGCAAGAAGCAGTACGACCGTCTGATTTCATTGTGCGTGCTGAAGAATTTGGAGTGCCGCAACGACGTCACAGGGTGATCATCGTCGGTATCCGATCCGATATTGCGGGCAAGGCAACCCGCGCCGAGATTGCCGTCTCGGGTCTGACGCGGACGGTTAGCGACGTCATCGGGACAATGCCCGACGTACGCAGCGGTATTAGCCGTGGTCGTGACGATTCATTGGCGTGGCGAGAAGAAGTTGTCGAAGCGGCGAAATTAATGGCCGACATACACAAGGGGAAAGAGAACGCTCCTCTTCGGCGGGCATTCTCATCCGTTGCCAAGCAAATGAAGTCACGGGCTCCGAACCGTCGAACTGCGTCATGTCTGCCGGATCGTTACGGTAACTCAAACGATGAACTACAGAGCTGGCTTGAGCGGCCAGAGCTAAGTGCTATCACCCAACACGAAACTCGCGGGCACATGGCCGCGGACCTCGGGCGGTATCTCTTCGCCGCTGTATTCGGGTCAGTGCATGGCTACAGCCCGAAGGCTGCCGATTTTCCTCTCGCGCTCAGCCCAGATCATCGGAACTGGCACAGCGGCGTATTCAATGATCGGTTTCGAGTCCAACTTGCCGACGCGGCCGCGACTACGGTAACCAGCCATATTTCGAAGGATGGACATTACTTCATACACCCCGATCCATTCCAGTGCCGCAGCTTGACCGTGCGCGAGGCTGCACGACTACAGACATTCCCTGATGACTACTTATTCATGGGCAATCGAACGCAACAGTATGTGCAGGTTGGTAATGCGGTTCCTCCGTTTCTTGCTGTCCAGATTGCTAGACTCCTAAATGCAATTCTCAACTAG
- a CDS encoding ATP-dependent endonuclease — MPNDRKTGRDNHGPTKDHESSLEDFSELSPPQFSSEVAAEDYHRARQAETSKGEFIKVSQTKWDHHEVDWSLGDLDTGTTIATESCQDGQSAPKDRIGRTVSVTPDTSNASKQKETLKSNTAICEHVASIQLKNFKKFRSFRIDCGATNILTGKNNAGKSSILDALRVAHDVLRYASRRKPEMSEFEGRSCASFTMPTSTLKIPIVNITWNYSDNPASVRLSLKNGSQFVILLHPDQPIRAYLLCDGPLPRTTSAFRRQFPLSLVVVPTLGPVEENEQYLTDKTISTSENTRTAHRHLRNILIRKTEDEFDEFSEAVSSAWPEISLERPRVLRPGEPIEMMFFEEGIPREMFWSGFGLQVWMQMVLQFMRGSDKSVLVLDEPDIYLHPELQVRMVELAARKFGQIFIATHSPTIVNCANPEDVLTISAKDASAIRAARD; from the coding sequence ATGCCAAATGACCGAAAAACAGGCCGAGATAATCATGGACCGACCAAGGATCATGAGTCTTCCTTGGAAGATTTTTCAGAACTTTCCCCCCCGCAGTTCAGCTCGGAGGTTGCGGCCGAGGACTACCATCGAGCGAGGCAAGCGGAAACCTCGAAAGGTGAATTCATCAAGGTTAGTCAGACTAAATGGGATCATCACGAAGTCGATTGGTCACTAGGCGACCTTGACACTGGGACGACAATTGCGACGGAGAGTTGCCAAGATGGGCAGTCTGCCCCAAAAGATAGAATTGGTCGCACTGTTTCCGTCACGCCCGATACCTCGAATGCAAGCAAGCAAAAAGAGACGCTAAAGAGCAACACAGCAATTTGCGAGCATGTCGCTTCCATCCAACTGAAGAATTTCAAAAAATTTCGAAGCTTCAGAATTGACTGTGGAGCTACAAACATACTTACCGGCAAAAACAATGCTGGAAAGTCAAGCATTCTTGACGCACTCCGAGTCGCTCACGACGTGCTCAGGTACGCGTCCAGAAGAAAACCTGAAATGTCCGAGTTCGAGGGAAGAAGCTGTGCAAGCTTTACCATGCCAACCAGTACGTTAAAAATTCCAATCGTTAATATCACATGGAACTACTCTGATAACCCAGCTTCAGTTCGGCTATCACTGAAAAACGGATCTCAATTTGTGATCCTGCTGCATCCAGATCAACCAATTAGGGCCTATCTCCTTTGTGACGGGCCCTTGCCTCGAACGACATCTGCCTTTCGGCGTCAGTTTCCATTGTCCCTAGTTGTCGTTCCAACTTTGGGTCCAGTTGAAGAGAATGAACAATATTTGACCGATAAAACGATCTCAACTAGCGAGAATACCCGCACCGCTCACCGACATCTGAGAAATATCCTCATTCGAAAAACAGAAGATGAGTTTGACGAATTTTCTGAGGCAGTGTCATCTGCATGGCCTGAAATATCATTGGAGCGCCCGAGGGTTTTGAGACCTGGGGAGCCGATAGAAATGATGTTTTTCGAAGAGGGAATCCCAAGAGAGATGTTCTGGTCAGGTTTTGGCCTTCAGGTGTGGATGCAGATGGTTTTACAGTTCATGCGTGGTTCCGATAAGTCCGTCTTGGTCTTGGATGAGCCGGACATCTATCTCCATCCTGAACTTCAGGTCCGCATGGTTGAATTGGCCGCGCGTAAGTTTGGTCAGATATTTATTGCTACCCACTCGCCCACCATCGTTAATTGTGCAAATCCCGAAGATGTATTGACCATTTCAGCAAAGGATGCCTCCGCTATCAGAGCCGCAAGGGACTAA
- a CDS encoding very short patch repair endonuclease has product MADIVDKQTRSRMMAGIKGKDTKPELVLRRALHARGFRYRLHSKNLPGRPDLVFPKHHAIVFVHGCFWHRHEGCRYTTSPSTRQEFWQAKFTANVARDEAVRDKLLEDGWRIATVWECALRKPDQMNVTTDLLSAWLRSNEPQLQIGDDEASSVIRADVRSAPDT; this is encoded by the coding sequence GTGGCCGATATCGTCGACAAACAGACCCGATCCCGGATGATGGCCGGGATCAAGGGGAAGGACACGAAGCCCGAACTAGTGCTTCGGCGGGCACTTCATGCCCGCGGCTTCCGTTACCGGCTGCATTCGAAAAATTTGCCCGGGCGACCTGACCTCGTGTTTCCAAAGCATCACGCAATCGTCTTCGTGCATGGCTGCTTCTGGCACCGCCATGAGGGCTGTCGTTACACAACCAGTCCATCGACCCGCCAGGAGTTCTGGCAAGCCAAGTTCACCGCAAATGTCGCTCGGGACGAGGCAGTTCGCGATAAGCTTCTGGAAGACGGGTGGCGCATCGCCACGGTGTGGGAGTGCGCTCTCCGGAAACCGGATCAGATGAACGTCACAACCGACCTCCTATCAGCGTGGTTGCGGTCGAATGAGCCTCAGCTGCAGATCGGCGACGATGAGGCATCTTCCGTCATTCGAGCGGATGTCCGTTCAGCTCCTGACACCTAG
- a CDS encoding AIPR family protein, with the protein MSLEEFHYNFRSDMQTIIAERVSDGEGPFPSEELVFAEMVMEHVAETGICDAPTVCHWNGKVGNAKLRITGYALSSDETALDLFVTHYFGTDELNDLRDSDATRTASEGVRFLFRAASGQLDAKIDPTHPVRDLVATIRSRWHDIDRLRVFVITDGRTKTKRFSNKEVHQKMVAVEAMDIERLFRHTEGKPRDELAVSFVQSIGRPLPCVHVPDPDADYEYALTAIPGQLIRDLYLRYGTTLLEANIRTFLGNKRAVNKGIVETLRKEPEHFLAFNNGLVLVCDEAAFERTDDGNLGLSFMKGLQIVNGGQTTSSIYFASRDDRTIDLSHVMVPAKIIILKASQDEARERLISNVSRYANSQNAVKMSDLSANRPFHRELEKLANDTWCPDGATRWFYERAAGAYNVMLLREGTTPAKRRKLKEMIPPRRKLTKNDLAKYHEAWRGKPNQVALGGEKNFAALMAALDEDPNIAPSPLNAKWFRAMIAKVIVFKAIESMIKTKDAKEIFRQGYVNIATYVVAVVADRIGDRLDLEKIWMRQGISAEFRDLLWDWAVIVNSEFNRIAPGQQFSEVAKRLETWNKIKLVTFPQQYGGIDELQEN; encoded by the coding sequence ATGAGTCTTGAAGAATTTCACTACAATTTTCGTTCCGACATGCAGACGATCATCGCCGAACGTGTTTCGGATGGTGAGGGTCCCTTTCCTTCTGAGGAACTCGTTTTTGCCGAAATGGTCATGGAGCACGTGGCAGAAACCGGCATATGCGACGCACCCACCGTTTGTCATTGGAACGGCAAGGTCGGTAACGCCAAGCTGCGCATAACCGGCTATGCCCTCAGCTCCGACGAAACGGCGCTCGACCTGTTCGTGACCCACTATTTTGGAACAGATGAGTTAAACGATCTACGTGACTCAGACGCCACAAGAACGGCGAGCGAAGGCGTACGCTTCCTCTTTCGCGCTGCGAGTGGCCAGCTTGACGCAAAAATAGATCCTACCCACCCGGTCAGGGACCTCGTTGCAACCATCCGTTCCCGATGGCACGACATCGACCGCTTACGGGTTTTCGTGATCACAGATGGACGAACCAAAACCAAGCGTTTCTCGAACAAAGAGGTTCATCAGAAGATGGTGGCTGTCGAGGCCATGGATATTGAGCGGCTGTTTCGGCACACCGAAGGAAAACCAAGGGATGAACTCGCAGTCAGTTTTGTTCAGTCGATAGGTCGACCTCTACCTTGTGTTCACGTTCCTGATCCTGACGCGGATTATGAGTACGCCCTGACTGCCATTCCCGGGCAACTTATTCGAGATCTTTATCTTCGTTACGGCACAACGCTACTCGAAGCCAACATTCGCACGTTCCTGGGAAACAAACGTGCAGTGAACAAAGGTATCGTCGAAACCCTGCGAAAGGAACCGGAGCACTTTCTCGCATTCAATAACGGCTTGGTCCTAGTCTGCGACGAGGCTGCGTTCGAGCGTACTGATGACGGTAATCTGGGTTTGTCGTTCATGAAGGGATTGCAGATCGTGAACGGTGGCCAGACGACATCGAGCATCTATTTCGCGTCGCGCGACGACCGTACCATAGATCTGAGCCATGTCATGGTTCCGGCCAAGATCATCATTCTCAAGGCCTCACAAGACGAAGCGCGTGAGCGGTTAATCAGTAACGTCTCGCGTTATGCAAACAGTCAAAACGCAGTTAAAATGTCAGATCTCTCGGCAAATCGCCCATTCCATCGAGAGCTCGAAAAACTTGCAAACGACACTTGGTGTCCTGATGGCGCTACCCGTTGGTTCTATGAGCGGGCGGCTGGCGCCTACAACGTCATGCTGCTGAGAGAGGGCACTACCCCTGCTAAACGCCGCAAGTTGAAGGAGATGATCCCACCGAGGCGCAAGCTGACCAAGAACGACCTTGCCAAATACCATGAGGCGTGGCGCGGAAAGCCAAACCAGGTCGCGCTTGGCGGCGAAAAGAACTTCGCAGCCCTCATGGCAGCGCTTGACGAGGATCCAAACATCGCTCCCAGTCCGCTTAATGCAAAGTGGTTTCGCGCAATGATTGCAAAGGTAATCGTGTTCAAAGCCATTGAGAGTATGATTAAGACAAAAGACGCAAAAGAGATCTTTCGCCAAGGTTATGTAAATATTGCCACCTACGTTGTTGCAGTAGTCGCAGATCGAATTGGAGATAGGCTCGACCTTGAGAAGATCTGGATGCGACAAGGTATCTCGGCAGAGTTCCGGGATCTGCTTTGGGACTGGGCAGTAATTGTGAATTCCGAGTTCAATAGGATCGCTCCAGGTCAGCAATTTTCCGAAGTCGCCAAAAGACTCGAAACGTGGAATAAAATCAAGTTAGTCACTTTTCCCCAGCAATATGGAGGAATTGATGAACTGCAGGAGAATTAA
- a CDS encoding DNA methyltransferase: MPTQSNTTPETRRNRPVWMTGKVDQTPISDLKPYPTNVRSHSEKSLGRLADSISEFGFVVPVVIDNDNTVITGHGRIEAAKRLKLSTIPTICADHLTPAQVKAYRIADNRLAELSDWNEDALRIELGELMDLSLAGDLDFSLDITGFEIPEIDIIIGSVDDDTTEAAETVEDPDPAKPVVTRPGDLWQLRDHLILCGDSLRAQSYESLLNGEPCRMIFTDPPYNVPVNGHVRSGNGGDHREFAMASGEMSDAEFRTFLSDVMVRLIEQLVDGGIAMVCMDWRHIEELIAAGKACGFKLINLCIWNKTNGGMGSLYRSKHEMVAIFKKAGAPHINNVELGKHGRNRTNVWEYAGVNTFGAGREADLADHPTVKPTALVVDALMDVSHRGDIVLDAFGGSGATLLAAEKTGRCARLVELDPAYVDVAIRRWQEMTGQQTVHAASGETWDQRAAAVAEVKEVDHV, from the coding sequence ATGCCCACGCAATCGAATACAACACCCGAAACCCGGCGCAACAGGCCTGTCTGGATGACCGGGAAAGTTGATCAGACGCCAATCTCCGATCTCAAACCCTATCCAACCAATGTCCGGTCTCACTCTGAAAAGAGTCTTGGCCGCCTCGCGGACTCCATCTCCGAGTTCGGTTTTGTTGTTCCCGTTGTCATTGACAATGATAACACGGTTATCACAGGCCACGGGCGGATAGAGGCTGCAAAACGCCTCAAGCTCTCTACTATCCCTACAATCTGCGCTGATCACCTGACACCAGCGCAGGTGAAGGCCTACCGGATAGCGGACAACAGGTTAGCGGAGCTCTCTGACTGGAACGAAGACGCCTTGCGGATCGAACTCGGTGAGTTGATGGATCTGAGCCTCGCGGGAGATCTCGACTTCAGCCTCGACATCACAGGCTTCGAGATCCCGGAGATCGACATCATTATCGGTAGCGTCGATGATGACACGACTGAGGCGGCCGAGACAGTTGAAGACCCGGATCCCGCGAAACCCGTTGTCACGCGGCCCGGCGATCTCTGGCAGCTTCGGGATCATCTCATTTTGTGCGGCGACTCTCTGCGGGCTCAAAGCTACGAGTCACTGTTGAACGGTGAACCGTGCCGTATGATCTTCACGGATCCGCCGTACAATGTGCCGGTTAATGGTCATGTGCGCAGTGGCAATGGCGGCGATCATCGCGAGTTTGCGATGGCCTCCGGTGAAATGTCAGACGCCGAGTTCCGCACGTTTCTATCGGATGTAATGGTGCGCTTGATTGAGCAGTTGGTAGATGGCGGGATTGCTATGGTCTGCATGGATTGGCGCCACATTGAAGAGCTGATTGCGGCGGGCAAGGCCTGCGGCTTTAAGCTGATCAACCTCTGCATCTGGAACAAGACGAACGGCGGGATGGGCAGTCTCTATCGCTCCAAGCATGAGATGGTGGCCATCTTCAAGAAGGCGGGTGCACCGCATATCAACAATGTTGAACTCGGCAAGCACGGCCGGAACCGGACCAATGTCTGGGAATATGCGGGCGTGAACACCTTCGGGGCAGGGCGGGAGGCAGACCTCGCCGACCACCCGACGGTGAAGCCAACAGCGTTGGTGGTCGACGCTCTGATGGATGTAAGCCATCGCGGTGACATTGTTCTCGATGCCTTTGGTGGTTCCGGCGCAACATTGCTGGCGGCGGAAAAGACCGGTCGTTGCGCTCGGCTCGTCGAGTTGGATCCGGCCTATGTCGATGTCGCCATCCGGCGCTGGCAGGAAATGACCGGCCAGCAGACGGTGCATGCTGCATCGGGCGAGACTTGGGACCAACGCGCGGCTGCGGTCGCAGAGGTGAAAGAGGTGGACCATGTCTGA
- a CDS encoding PD-(D/E)XK motif protein, whose product MTGWTEEGLERAWRALARQEASEDWRFVHLTEMGAVSVEAGCHFPLGREALIVSFPSSWSMNSARLPEGKGFDVVVIEGQTVVAEKTAIALVRRPEGSPDIFAIMVVDVLRTLEVAANTAKRDVIEAFLERVREWQAFMARTHRPLSPDAQIGLLGELWILRLLADTSLGVGALDCWQGPLRAAQDFHVRGGAIEVKSTVRTGSFLARINSIEQLDGSRDPILLCGLRFEENTDGSSLVDFVSELRERFERAGVQRSFEALLMVMGYLDEHAPLYGRTLILKDAKGFRAEGHMPRLTRTDLPIAIRSAAYVLDLDALEVPSITLPELINEFGLD is encoded by the coding sequence ATGACTGGGTGGACTGAGGAAGGGCTTGAACGCGCTTGGCGAGCGCTCGCGCGCCAGGAGGCCAGTGAAGACTGGCGCTTTGTACATCTCACCGAGATGGGTGCTGTCTCTGTTGAGGCCGGCTGCCACTTCCCCCTGGGGCGAGAAGCGTTAATTGTTTCATTTCCCAGCTCGTGGTCAATGAATTCGGCACGGTTGCCTGAAGGCAAGGGTTTCGATGTCGTTGTCATCGAGGGTCAGACTGTCGTTGCCGAAAAGACTGCCATAGCGTTGGTCAGACGGCCCGAAGGATCGCCGGACATCTTCGCCATAATGGTCGTCGATGTCTTGCGAACATTGGAAGTCGCAGCAAACACGGCGAAGCGCGATGTGATAGAGGCCTTCCTCGAACGGGTCAGGGAATGGCAGGCATTCATGGCCCGTACGCACCGCCCCCTTTCACCCGATGCACAGATCGGCCTTCTCGGCGAGTTATGGATTTTGAGACTGCTCGCGGACACTTCCTTGGGAGTTGGTGCTCTCGATTGCTGGCAAGGACCATTACGAGCAGCGCAAGACTTTCACGTGCGCGGAGGCGCGATTGAAGTAAAGAGCACGGTTCGGACCGGCAGCTTCCTTGCCCGGATCAACAGCATCGAGCAGCTGGATGGTTCTCGAGATCCAATTCTTCTTTGCGGGCTTCGCTTCGAGGAAAACACGGACGGATCTTCACTTGTCGATTTCGTGTCTGAACTCCGCGAAAGGTTTGAGCGTGCTGGGGTGCAGCGAAGCTTCGAAGCCCTACTGATGGTGATGGGGTACCTTGACGAGCATGCGCCGCTCTATGGCCGCACGCTGATATTGAAGGATGCAAAGGGATTTCGCGCGGAAGGTCACATGCCACGCCTCACGCGTACTGACCTGCCAATCGCCATCCGTTCTGCCGCCTATGTCCTTGACCTGGATGCTTTGGAAGTTCCTTCCATTACCCTTCCAGAGTTGATCAACGAGTTTGGACTGGATTGA
- a CDS encoding IS3 family transposase (programmed frameshift), protein MRKSRFTDAQIIGMIKEQEAGMPTAEVCRKHGLSQGKFYKYKSKYGGMEVSDVAKLKAMEDENSRLKRLLADTMLDNAVLKDLPGKELTTPNERREAALRVMRDHDISQRRACRLVGVDPKTVRRERPPDNPEIRAEMKAIAAKRRRFGYRRIGVMLERKGMIMNHKKLYRLYTEEKLGVRRRRGRKRARGSRTPMPQALRPGERWSLDFLADTFGASRRFCILAVNDDCCRENLCLMADTSISGTRVARELDALVRIYGMPASIVSDNGTEFTSRAILKWANDNDVEWHYIDPGRPQQNAFIESFNGSLRDELLNEEMFDSLEDARRKLALWRYDYNNVRPHSSLGNQTPAEARRTLEQFEGSAPDALAQTDNEEYENQTRRLSL, encoded by the exons ATGCGAAAGAGCCGTTTCACCGATGCGCAGATCATCGGGATGATCAAGGAACAGGAAGCCGGGATGCCGACAGCGGAGGTTTGCCGCAAGCACGGCCTCAGCCAGGGCAAGTTCTACAAATACAAATCGAAGTATGGCGGCATGGAGGTGTCCGATGTCGCGAAGCTGAAGGCGATGGAAGACGAGAATTCTAGGCTCAAGCGCCTGCTGGCCGATACGATGTTGGACAATGCTGTTCTGAAGGATCTTC CTGGGAAAGAACTGACGACGCCGAATGAGCGGCGAGAGGCAGCGCTCAGGGTGATGCGGGATCATGACATCTCTCAGCGCCGAGCCTGCCGGCTTGTCGGTGTCGACCCCAAGACGGTCAGGCGCGAACGCCCGCCTGACAACCCAGAGATCAGAGCAGAGATGAAGGCCATCGCTGCCAAGCGGCGCCGGTTTGGCTATCGCCGGATCGGGGTGATGCTGGAGCGTAAAGGGATGATCATGAACCACAAGAAACTCTATCGGCTTTACACCGAGGAGAAGCTGGGCGTCAGGCGGCGAAGGGGCCGCAAACGGGCGCGTGGGTCGCGAACGCCGATGCCCCAAGCGCTGAGACCCGGCGAACGCTGGTCTCTGGACTTCCTGGCCGACACGTTCGGAGCGTCGCGCAGGTTCTGCATCCTGGCGGTCAATGATGATTGCTGCCGCGAGAACCTCTGCTTGATGGCTGACACCAGCATATCCGGAACCCGTGTCGCGCGGGAGTTGGATGCGCTTGTCCGGATCTACGGCATGCCTGCCAGCATTGTCAGCGACAATGGAACAGAGTTCACCAGCCGGGCGATCCTGAAATGGGCCAACGACAACGACGTCGAGTGGCACTACATCGATCCGGGAAGGCCGCAACAGAACGCCTTCATCGAGTCATTCAATGGCAGCCTCCGGGACGAGTTGCTGAACGAGGAGATGTTCGACAGCCTGGAAGATGCGCGGCGAAAGCTGGCGCTCTGGCGATATGACTACAACAACGTCAGGCCGCACTCATCGCTCGGCAACCAAACACCCGCAGAAGCACGCCGGACGCTTGAGCAATTTGAGGGCTCCGCGCCCGACGCGCTTGCCCAAACTGACAACGAAGAATATGAAAACCAGACTCGCAGACTCTCGTTATGA
- a CDS encoding DUF5681 domain-containing protein — translation MSEGLDDRDYDVGYGKPPKRTQFKKGKSGNPKGRPKGAKGVKASLKRELESKITIQEGGRCVKVSKAEALSKRMMASALKGDTAVLMQLLKIDADLFGDVHLEASESGTETPSPTVDKVDFEILRDFLLQSADDDVAIEDRETDDRTTDTEEWDDDDH, via the coding sequence ATGTCTGAAGGTCTTGATGATCGTGACTACGACGTAGGCTACGGCAAGCCGCCAAAACGCACGCAGTTCAAAAAGGGCAAGTCAGGTAATCCGAAAGGCCGGCCCAAAGGGGCCAAGGGCGTTAAAGCGAGCCTCAAGCGTGAACTGGAGTCCAAAATAACGATCCAGGAAGGCGGACGCTGTGTGAAAGTCTCAAAAGCCGAGGCCCTCTCCAAGCGAATGATGGCGAGCGCTCTCAAGGGTGACACCGCGGTTTTAATGCAACTTTTGAAGATCGATGCAGATCTCTTTGGGGATGTGCACTTGGAAGCGTCGGAATCGGGAACGGAAACCCCATCGCCCACCGTGGACAAGGTCGACTTTGAGATCCTGCGGGACTTCTTGCTGCAATCGGCGGACGACGATGTCGCCATTGAAGACAGGGAAACCGACGATCGAACCACGGACACGGAGGAGTGGGACGATGACGACCATTGA